Within the Portunus trituberculatus isolate SZX2019 chromosome 26, ASM1759143v1, whole genome shotgun sequence genome, the region tccctcttttgctTCCCTCCACAGACCGTCGGCACAGTTCCCCGTGCTTCAGAGCTTCAAGGAGGgattcctccccttcctgccGACGACGCAGCACCCGCTGCGGCCGGTGCCGGACAGCGCCGCATGTCCCACTATGTACCCGCTGCGCTGGCCGCAGCTGGACGAGTTGAGCGGTTACCCAGCGGCGTTCTTGGAGTCCTTCCCCACACAACAGTGGAGCgcgtccctccatctccctgcACCTCAGCTAATACcgacctcctcctcatcctcctcctcttcgcataACCTTCCGTCTGACCTCAACCCAAGAGACACGCCTGGCATCTTCAGGCCGTGGGagtcagagaagaaagaagtgagcGAGAATCACCACGCGGCCGCCGGCCAGTGAGCGCTGAGCGGCGCCTGAGTGACAGTGAGGCTGCGGCGCCGGCAAGGTGGCAAGGTGGCAAGGTGCGAGGTGGAGGCAGCTGTGGTGGGCGGCAGAGCCTGAGCCGTTCGCTATTTGGCGTCTGGTCAGCGCCGTGCAGGCTGGCCATTCCTCCCTGTGTCACGCCTTCATTCCGTGGCCCTTGTAATGCCCtcttgataaaaaataatattgactATCTGTAGATAATAAAatcagataaatagatgaagtagtaataattaattaataataacaacaatgacaacaatagtgtctttatttgttcctttctgttttgtttacataattattccgttttattattttttttttccattcataaatcaggttttcgttttctttttttcacctaaATAGTTCGCATTATCATGATCTTGTTCCACCTCCATGGTagataacattctctctctctctctctctctctctctctctctctctctctctctctctctctctctctctctctctctctctcttggaatggTAGTCTGGTTATCATTTCCCTGCACTAGTTCCTCGTCAGTCACTGCACATTCCACACTGCGGCACTGCCTCCCACCAGCCAGCATGGACACACGCACTGCCAGGATCGGTGCACCTCACACCCTGGCCACTCAAATCAATACTAAGTCAATAAGAGAAATAAGCATTCCTCAACTCCACTCATTTTATTAGTCTAAGGGCAGTGaccaagcgagagagagagagagagagagagagagagagagggcgagtgTTGTAGGGACGCCCATGCAAGACCAAAAGTGTGGCAACGTGGCGGGACGGGACGGGCATCTTGGAGCAACACAGGTACGCCACCACACCATGGAGGCGTTGAAGGCACGCTTGATGTGCGCCTCGCCCGTACTcacgctgttgttgctgctgctgctgctgctggcgctGGCACACCTACTGCACCGCGTCGTCAGGAAGTGACACGGGCGCCTGCAGTGCATGGTGGCCACAGATTTACCACATATTGCCCATAATGCCGCGTACACACTTACTGTCACGTCAACATCCGAGGAACCAAGAGTGGATTTTCGAAGTATGCAAAAATTGAGAATATTTCTATAAGAACATTAGTGGTGGCTTGAAACAGATTagcattctcttctctccccttccctgagATGACCATCCAGGCTGCGGCATGTGGTGCGTAGCCTACGTATGTTACTGAGGCATTAATATGCACCATTAGTTGCAAGCTAAGTGGCAGCGTACTGCTTGCTGGCCGGCATGCATGGGACAAGTAAGTGGTGGCGTAAGGGTTACCGCGCAGCTGCCTGCCAGGACTAGCTTGAACAGCCCTCAGCTGGTGTATGTACTGTATTACCTACATGGTAGTTTCCTGTGGTAGCCGTCATAAACACATAGCTTTCTCACATAGActgttttcagaggccacaAAAATAACTAGCTAGGTTCTcttagagtgtttctcctgctgaTAACAAAGAAATTCTGCCactctgaaaaagaaaaaaaacaaatgtcaTCTCAAGTATAGACTTTTGAAAGTGGTGTAAGTGCAAAAGTGTttagcacaacaacaacagcacagtCCCAACTCCCCAAGTCAGAGGAGCAATTCCACAGTCAACTTTGATTTCataactgccctcctacggttgtTATGcttctctttgcaactttatctcaagtttcctttccgaccgttctattgctgctgtggtagacggccactgttcttctcctaaatctattaatagtggtgttcctcagggttctgtcctgtcacccactctctctattattcattaatgatcttaaccaaacttcttgccctatccactcctacgctgatgataccaccctacatctttccacgtcctttcagagacgaccaacccttcaggaagtcaacagatcacgcagggacgccacagaacgcctgacttctgatctttctaagatttccgattggggcagagaaaacttagtagttttcaatgcctcaaaaactcaattcctccatctatcaactcaacacaaccttccagacaactataccctcatcttcaatgacattcaactgtcttcctcttccacactgaatatcctcggtctgtcctttactcataatcttaactgcaaacttcacatctcatctcttgctaaaacagcttctatgaagttaggtgttctgaggcgtctctgccaatttttctcgcccctccaactgctaactctgtacaagggccttatccgcccctgtatggagtactcttggcATGTTTGTggggattccagtcacacagttttattagataggatggaatcaaaagcttttcgtgtcatcaactcccctcctctgactgactgtcttcagcctctttctcaccagaatgttgcatctcttgctatcttttatcgctattttcatgctaactgctctactgatcttgctaactgcatgcctcctctcctccctcctcccccacccttgctgcacaaagctttcttcttcctctcatccctattttgtccaaccttctaatataagagttaatcagtactctcaatccttcacacctttcactgataaactctggaactccctgcctgcttctttatttccatcttcctacgacttaacatcttttaagagggaggtatcaagacatttgctccctaattttggctaactctgtacTTATCCTTTAGAGAATCAGCacccaagtgttttttttttttttcttctttattatcgtGTTACCCttagctggccttctcccctgcataaagaaaaggaaaaagcacTTGTCAGCACCCAGTGATACTATAGGAGACGGGCGGGTTAGGCCGCGCGTCGCAGTAGACAGCGAATGCTGAGTGTTGACTGTTGAGGTGCGGGCACATAGCATTGCATCAAGCGGGTGTTGACGGGAGGTCACTCACTCGTTAAGAGGATTAAATGAGTTGAAAGTAAGTAACTACTTGtccttaaaaaataaaataaatagtaaaaaagagCAAGGTCATTTGGTGAATTAGGGATGGAAAAACAAGCCAAGTGGAAATGAAGATGAGTCACGAGACATGTCTTGAGGCAGATCCTGTGAGCGAGGAGGCGTCTCCTTAACATCTTTATGTATGTACAACAAATAATAACCTGCCTTACACAACTTCCAACAGTTGTTACCAGGCAATGCTACACCGTGTATTGTAGTTACTTGTACCCAAGAAAAAGCTGCAACCTTCCCATGAATCATGATACCATTTCTTGGCGGGAGCATCACGCGATAGGTCCCACCATACAGCTGCTACACACGCCGCCCTCTACTAAGCTGCTTGACTGGGCACTGCGGCGCGACTGGCGGGCTGGTGGCTGTCACGTATTTCATGATTTTCCTTGCCGAACATTTAATTACAACTGAGCCAGCTCGCCTTCACAAAGAACTTCAATTCGACTTATcgaaactaaaaataaatctaCGTGACAAGACGCAATAAACTGTGATTATCGGCGGAAATGTTAGCTGAGCTGCCCCGCCAGCCCGCCAATCCCTCACTCACCAtgctttcccttctcccctctcctcgctTGCTACAAGTGGCACTAATTGTGACTCCAGTCTGCCCCTGGACTGTGGTTCACTTCCATTTCGAAACACTTCTGACTCGCCTCTCCAATACTTCCAAAATGGCTCTACTTCAATGTACGCAAACCTAttattgttagttttgtttctaGTGGTAGATTATCAAGATTCCTGTCTTGAAAACACTCTAGCTAAAGTGACTCAAGGGTTTTTATGAGTTTTTAGGCAAACAACTAACAAGATTTCagcattcaaaaggctctgtgATTGAAGAGACACgggttttctcattttctttttccattttagtGGCAGATTGCAATAGTTCACCCTGAAGCGTTAcacgagttttcaagggtgttttaactgtttttacggttctagtgacaagttaacaagatttctacaattgAAAGCTTCTAGTCTAGGTAAAGTAACATGGGTTTTCAATGTGACCGAtaataataaatggaagaaataatTGATTATCAggtgaaaggaaggtaagatagacggaaaaagaaaagtaatatatATTGAATAGAttacaggaagaaaaggaaggagagaaaataaatatcggtggaaggaagaagagaataaggaaaactgaggaaaaggaagaagagaaaaatataaatcggtggaaagaacgagagaataaggaaaactgaggaaatggaagaagagaacaataaatatcggtggagggaaggagagaataaggaaaactgAACTGGTGTTGACGAAGTATGACTATATATTAACACTTGCTGAATGACACTGTAATATAACGAAATATGTTCTATTATTAGCCAGTATGGAGCAAGAGGAGGCTACGATCTATGGAGCATGAATTTGTCCCTTGCTCTGCCCCGCCTCGCTCCTCATAGCCCGTCATGTCAGGCAACGCTCCATCTGGTCACTTCATATCCGTCCCACTTCACCAGCAGTACAAAGGCCAGCTGGAACTGCCCTTGTTAGACTATAGCTATGGTCTGTATTATATAACGCCTTGGTGGTCTGAGGCAATCAAGTCTCTAACAAGCTATAAAACAATGTTACAAGTCTCATGATTGTAGCGATAACATTCTGtacagagattaaaaaaaaaaaaaaaacataggctATACATTATATACGACACGTCTATCAAATGTTAATCCCTTTACTCCTTCAAAATACACTAAACATGTATACGATCTCTTCCAAGTCACTCGAAGTCTCATGATTCTAGCGATTAATATTCTGCCTTTAGATGAAAAACACTCATTACAACACGTTTATCACATATTaattcctttactctttcaaAATATACGCATCTCTTTCAGGTCACTCGAAGTCTCATGATTCTATCCATCAACATTCTGCTTTAAGATGAAAACCACCCATTATAACACGTCTATACTAATCCTCTTGAAAATATACGAGTAGCGTCTTAACCCGCGGCAGGGATGGCTCTCAACCCCCCTGTGGCCCTTCTTCGATAGTTCTTCCCTGCACCACAAAACACATTCCTCTTTCGTGCAGTTTGTCACAATAAGGTGTcagcaaataaataaagctgTTTCCTCATTACTTGTAGCAGAAAACGGGCTGGGGAAGTGTGGAATCTGCTGTAAGGTGTGGGCTCCCCGAACTGACTCGCTCTTTCCCCTAATTCAAATGTctttcctcactattctaactATTATTCACTTCtctgcctcacctccaccactttaAAAGGCTATAGTTGAATTGATAcgagtttttaatgtatttttttaagtttctagagacagattgactAGATTTCTGtgttattaattggagaaacactgtGGGAAAACCCTGCTTGTCATCTCTGGCCGTGGAAAagacatggtgagagagcaaggcatttctgaGTAGGCTATACTAGAGCACTATCTTGTCTACGAGGAAACTAGAACTCATTATATTGGCACATTTATCCCCAGCAGTGTAGGAAGTGCGATTAATAACATGTGCGGCACTGTTTATGAATTAACAATATCAGTGTAGCTCCCATGCTGGTGACCATAGACTGATCGAGTTGCCACCATTATCTAATCAACCCATGAACGtacagttacttttttttttttttaatgtagggaagagggccagtcaagggcaaaaaaaaaaaaaaacgaaaagataaaaaaaaaaggcctaattgagtgttggctctctaaaaagtggaaaagcgtcagggAGTAAGTGCCTCgagacctccctcttaataGAACCACTTCGCTCTCTCATTGTCATATTCAAAGCCTACAAAAAAAGGACCAATTAACCAGATTGTGTatattgttaaccccttcagtactgggacgcttttttaccttgagtttagcgtatgattagaagattttattgacattaggaagtaactatggagatcagaagattaatggttagaaccttcaatattttaatccccgcataAGGACCAATTAACCAGATTatattgttaaccccttcagtactgggacgctttttttaccttgagttatatgattagatgattttatgtaTATCAGGAAGGaactatggagatcagaagattaatgataagtggaatgaatatggaaacttgtACAGAAGAGGTTAAACATGAGGAAAAAATTCGTAGTTAATCTGTCATCATAAAACCCCACCATGAGAATTTTCATAGGCCACAGAATTTCTCCTGTCAGTTATATAGTTATTGTATTTGCATAAACAATGAAATACAATACAGGAGGGTGATATGGACCTTGTTAACCCCtttagcaccatgacgcgtttttacattcattctgcttactatttggtgattctagacagcttcagaaacttatatggaggATTTAAATAAttaagacagtggccattaaccttctggcatccatagaccctaatgttaataaaatcgtacagaaatctcaaggtaaaaatgtgtcccagtactgaaagggaggGTAAAGTatcagaaatataaaaataaagaacatacATATCAGgaatacaaataaattaatagatagatagataaaaacctTATGTAAGTTAGAATAGTGAGTTTTAAGCTTAGCAAGTTGGCATCACTGTTCTGTTAGGAAGATAGACACAGCACAGGCCCACAGCGAAGACAGCAGACAGCCCTTTAgccttacttctactactactactgctactactactattaacatgCAGGCCCTAAGGAGTGTGTCAGCAGCAGGCCCAGGGGTGCTGACGTGCTGCCTTCGGTGAGTGCTGAGTACCCTGACGGAGGTGACTGCTGCCTCCTCACCGGCCGGCATGGGGCTTGattaatttctttgtttattcccCCCATGGTCTGTTCCCCTTGTGTTGTAGCCCTGTTTATATTCCCCCAGGGGCTTGTTCTTATCCCCGGTGGACTGCTGAGTTAGGCAGAAATTTGTATCAAGGTTTATTTAATTGTTTGCTAGTTTGCTGTGACGATcaaactcattctctctctctctctctctctgggaagttTCAGTCTGTTTTTGTattaatctttttgttttttcattgcaCATAATTAATTTCTGTAAGTTTGGAGGAGTGATAGGGtgcaaaatatattaaaaacttGTGATTTGCCGGTCAATTTACAGTTTGAACCAATATACTTTAAAGAGtttattatatttgtcttgtGTACATggattaacagaaaaaaaatgagtttacCACGACAAATAGCCCTTTGTAAGCTGTAGATAACTTTATGGGCAATAGAATGAATTtacagataaaaagataactATATTCtgcatgaaaagagagagagaaagaaaggtccATTTATGTGAAACGCATTGTGTAATTACATCTGTACATACACTTATTTTGTCATATATAAAAGtatcttagatttctttttcagTATGTCTAAGGAGCTTTCCTCCTGGGAAAGCGGGGTTTTAGGTATAgggaaacttaacctaacctaacttaaccttaattCTGTCGTGAAGTTATTATTAATGTCCGATAGGGtgaaatggggttagaaatatttatacctaacctaacttaaccttaattCTGTCGtgaagttattattaatttcaatAGGGtgaaatggggttagaaatacaaagaactaaccttccttaacctaacctaacctaaattctgCCCCGTAGTTATTAATTTCTGATAAGGTGAAATAGGGCTAGAAATGcttatacctaacctaacctagcttaaaTTATGTCCttaagttattattaattttcgatagggtaaaatggggttaggaATGCTTATAgaagtaacctaaccttacctaacctaagctaacctaaattaaccttaCGTAACCTATATAAATTCTGTCGTGAagttatttttaattttcaatAGAGTGAAAGGGTTAGGAATGCTTATAGaagtaaccttacctaacttaacctaaccttaccgaaccgaacctaacctaacctaacctaaccttacctaatctaacctaacctaacctaacctatataaATTCTGTCGTGAAGTTATTTTTAATTTTCGATAGGGTGAAAGGGTTAGGAATGCTTAtagaagtaacctaacctaaccttacctaaccttaccttacctaacctaacctaacctaacctatataaATTCTGTCGTGAAGTTATTATTAGGAATGCTTATAGAAGAGCTtcactttttactcttctttgaTATTCTcgtctcttatttttactttttcactcCTGTacataattctttcttttttcttcctatctctttttattttctttatacccttgcacattattctctctctctctctctctctctctctctctctctctctctctctctctctctctctctctctctctctctctctctctctctctcatgcctgaCCTGTTTATGGTGCCAACAGACAGGCGGTATGGAGGGGAGCGAGTGCCGGACAGCAGCTGCGGTGGAGGAGTGCCGAGGCTCTGAGTGTGCCGGCAGCAGATGGGGTGCCTAAGGTAAGGTGCCGCTGAGATATTGCTGAGTGGCTGGCCTTGTTGTCATAGTCTGTTAGTTTTCGTAAagctattgatgatgatgatgatgatgataataataatgataataagtacAAGGTGTGGCTGAGATTGCTTAGTTGACTTAAAAGTGTGAAGAGAAAGTTCGTTGAGGCTTTTCCActttaataaatgaatgaataaagttaATAATTTGATTTTAGgcactacatacacacacacattgactcGGAAGTATGTTAAggttgctgatttttttttttttttttttttttttttctctccactatgtttaatttttatgatatttttttgttaccctgGTTCTGTTGCACGATTGGTTATAGAAATGGactactgctgtgtgtgtgtgtgtgtgtgtatttacctagttgtagttttacagggcctgggctttacgctggtgtggccctgtctccatatctacacttatccaatttttctttcaaactatgcacaccacttcctcactcaaactgttccacgtctcaacacatctttgcgggaaactatattttttaacatctctcagacatcttcctttcctcagtttttttactatgcaatcttgtgcttcgaatgtcatattcttctctcaggatcagtttctcattatccactttgtgtgtgtgtgtgtgtgtgtgtgtgtgtgtgtgtacttatgtgtgtgtgcgtacttCAAACTTCCAAATCTCCACCATGGCAGGTTTACCCGGAGAAGATTCAGAACATTGTGACGGACATTTCCAAACTCACCCTTATAGAAGTGGCTGACCTTAATGAACTCCTGAAGAAGACCCTGAACATCCCTGACGCCCCGGTCATGGCCTTCGGGGCTCCCATGGGCGCCCCTGCTGCTGCCAAGGTCtgtgtctgcctgtccgtctgcacgtatgtgtgtggatgtgtcaagtatgtgtatgtgtgtgtgtacgtgtcacTAGATACTTTAATGTGTATTTTGTGTTGTCAGGGCTGGAGGAGGTGTAGGGTAGGGCCTCATTGTGTAGGGGGGGGGGTGCTGTGTGGCCTTGCTGTGGTGTCAGAGCTGGAGGAAGTGGCGGGTAAAGGACAGTCTCATTGTGAAGgggtaggagtggtggtggtggttccctAGTGTTTGAGATTaagtgtggtagtgtggtgtggtagtggtgtggtgtggtgtggtgtggtgtgtgatggttcCCTAGTGTTTGAGattaagtgtggtggtggtggtgtggtgtggtatggtgtatggtgtggtgtggtgtggttgccTAATGTTCTTACTTCTCTGCGTTGCCACAGGATGCAGAGGTGAGCcagtatttattttatattttgccATTGTCGTCATTGTTAAGTGTTGCATCTGCCTCCCAACACTGCTTTACATTATTATCACTGTTTAAATCtcaatacattattattattatttcttacatcattattatcattgtttaaaATCTCattacatcattattatcattgtttaaaatctcattacattattattatcattattttgtcttgcattacattatcattgtttaaatctcattacattattattattatttcttacatcattattatcattgtttaaaTCTCattacatcattattatcattgtttaaaatctcattacattattattatcattattttgtcttgcattacattatcattgtttaaatctcattacattattattattatttcttacatcattattatcattgtttaaaATCTCattacatcattattatcattgtttaaaatctcattacattattattatcattattttgtcttgcattacattatcattgtttaaatctcattacattattattattattttgtacatcattattatcattgtttaaaTCTCAttgcatcattattatcattgtttttactcatttatttatattttgcattAGTTATATGACAAAAGGTGGCTGTgtgtatcatttttattatcacattattattattattattattgttttccttgcattacattattattactactgtttttgttgcatttctttGAGTTAAGATGCTAAAGTTTGATTGTTTTGAAAGATATGCATGAATAGTGTTGTCCCATACATTATTATggttttcttactcctcctccactttaccATCATGAAAGGTGCATGGTTtgaaatacaggtaactcttgatttacgcgtatttaatttacacatttttatttattgatttatttttataccaTGAATTtctaggctaaaggggatattttttttagggtccctatctcaaaccccacccgctaggaaaccgttgccccgagtgagaaagcccaacctacactcagaccgtgttAATACGcagctgaaaaaaatattataattagatttgcgcgatcggtttgcttctACACGATTTGGCCTGCATCCCGCATTCCCCTATTATCTAGTGTTGCTTAGGacaattacaagtttgttttacccCAATTTTGAAATacgcaatgcctcttggaatgcatctatcgcgtaaatccaGAGTTACGGGAATAAGGATAAGATGGTGTTTTGTTTATCAATATGAGCTGTgacattttcttctgttttattgtCTGTCGTTCTTGTTGATTCTGGACTTTAACCCCACAGCAACACAATGCACCAGCTTTTACCCTTTGACAACCCACAGCAACAATAATGCACCAGCCTTTACCCTTTGACAACCCACAGCAACACAATGCACCAGTCTTTACCCTTTGACAACCCACAGCAACACAAATGCACCAGTCTTTACCCTTTGACAACCCACAGCAACACAATGCACCAGTCTTTACCCTTTGACAACCCACAGCAACACAATGCACCAGCCTTTACCCTTTGACAACCCACAGCAACACAATACATCAACATTTACCCCTTTGAGAACCTTTAAGAACACAAATGCATGTCTTTACCCTTTgaaaacacacagcaacacaatcTTTACCCTTTgaaaacacacagcaacacaatcTTTACCCTTTgaaaacacacagcaacacaatcTTTATCCCTTgaaaacacacagcaacacaatcTTTACCCTTTGAAAATCCACAGCAACACAATCTTTATCCCTTGAAAACCCACAGCAACACAATCTTTACCCTTTGAAAACCCACAGCAACACAATACATTAACATTTACCCTTTGAGAACCTTTAAGAACACAATACACCAATTTTACCCTTGAAAATTGGTTTGCTATAAGGTGTCCCCTCTCGGccccacaggaggaggaggaggaggaggccgctgCCCCCGCCAAGGTACAGACAAGCTTCACTCTCAAGATGAATAAATTTGATGAGACTAAAAAGGTTGCTCTCATCAAGGAGGTCAAGGCAAAGCTGGAAGGCTTCAATCTGGTgcaggtgtgtatttacctagttgtagttttacagggcctgggctttatgctcgtgtggccccgtctccatatctacacttatccaatcttactttaaaagtgtgcacactcgttgcagacgtagtactacttcttcatttaaactgttccacgtctcaatacatctctgcgggaaactatattttttaacatctctcagacatcttccttttctcagctttttactatgcgatcttgtgcttcgaatgtcatattcttctctcaggattagtttctcattatccacttggtccattccgttgatcaatttctaaacttgtatcaggtctcctctctccttctttgttccagggttggtagatccatagcctttagtctctcctcatatgtcatcccttcaaattctggaaccattcttgtagccatttttgtagcctctccaatttcttatgtgtttcttttatgaggggtccacactactcctgcatattccaatctgggtcttattatagtacttatcaatttcttcatcatttctttgtccatgtggtgaaatgctactccaatattccttagcaaattatatgtttctctaaaaattctatcaatatggcttactggttgattgttttcttccatcgtcactcctaagtccttttcctttt harbors:
- the LOC123509109 gene encoding 39S ribosomal protein L12, mitochondrial-like isoform X2, which translates into the protein MQALRSVSAAGPGVLTCCLRQAVWRGASAGQQLRWRSAEALSVPAADGVPKVYPEKIQNIVTDISKLTLIEVADLNELLKKTLNIPDAPVMAFGAPMGAPAAAKDAEEEEEEAAAPAKVQTSFTLKMNKFDETKKVALIKEVKAKLEGFNLVQAKKFVESCPCVVKSDIPKDEAEALLEAFKAVGAECVIE
- the LOC123509105 gene encoding sex-determining region Y protein-like; translated protein: MNTSEAHVKRPLNAFMVWSCVRRRQISVQRPELPSSEVSKLLGAEWANMTDAEKSPFFTESKRLRLLHLRKYPNYKYRPRRKTRKPADHPSRPSAQFPVLQSFKEGFLPFLPTTQHPLRPVPDSAACPTMYPLRWPQLDELSGYPAAFLESFPTQQWSASLHLPAPQLIPTSSSSSSSSHNLPSDLNPRDTPGIFRPWESEKKEVSENHHAAAGQ
- the LOC123509109 gene encoding 39S ribosomal protein L12, mitochondrial-like isoform X4; this encodes MQALRSVSAAGPGVLTCCLRQAVWRGASAGQQLRWRSAEALSVPAADGVPKVYPEKIQNIVTDISKLTLIEVADLNELLKKTLNIPDAPVMAFGAPMGAPAAAKEEEEEAAAPAKVQTSFTLKMNKFDETKKVALIKEVKAKLEGFNLVQAKKFVESCPCVVKSDIPKDEAEALLEAFKAVGAECVIE
- the LOC123509109 gene encoding 39S ribosomal protein L12, mitochondrial-like isoform X3, with product MQALRSVSAAGPGVLTCCLRQAVWRGASAGQQLRWRSAEALSVPAADGVPKVYPEKIQNIVTDISKLTLIEVADLNELLKKTLNIPDAPVMAFGAPMGAPAAAKEEEEEEAAAPAKVQTSFTLKMNKFDETKKVALIKEVKAKLEGFNLVQAKKFVESCPCVVKSDIPKDEAEALLEAFKAVGAECVIE
- the LOC123509109 gene encoding 39S ribosomal protein L12, mitochondrial-like isoform X1, translating into MQALRSVSAAGPGVLTCCLRQAVWRGASAGQQLRWRSAEALSVPAADGVPKVYPEKIQNIVTDISKLTLIEVADLNELLKKTLNIPDAPVMAFGAPMGAPAAAKDAEEEEEEEAAAPAKVQTSFTLKMNKFDETKKVALIKEVKAKLEGFNLVQAKKFVESCPCVVKSDIPKDEAEALLEAFKAVGAECVIE